Below is a genomic region from Brassica oleracea var. oleracea cultivar TO1000 chromosome C9, BOL, whole genome shotgun sequence.
GGATTAGAAAATTTACTTTTTCTATGATAAGTATGTATTCCTAAAAGGAAAATAAAATAGAATTTTAAGACTGCTATAAATATGGGTCTAAGTTATTGTAAAGTTATTCATTCGCATAATAATATACACCCTAAACGGATATTGTCTCAATCGTTTATGCTTTCTTTGTTTTTTCCAAGTTTTGATTCGTGTTTGTTCACAACCAAATCACTTCCCCTGTTTACATTTTCCCTCATTCTTTAAGCTCCGGAGCCGTGACACAGGTCGGAAACGAGCTTGGTTCGAACCGGCCACATGGAGCGAGAAGAGGCGCCACTGTCAGACTCGGTCTCAGTCTCAGCATTCTCCTCGGGCTCATGACTCTCACGTTCATGGTCTCGGTTATAAATTTTTATATATAATATTTTATTAATGATTTATTTTTAAAATAAATAGTATATGTATTTTCTTAATTGAAAATTTTGGTGTTACATTGTAGAACAAAGAGGACTCTTTTCTCATTTGGTCTTTTGTACCCATAAATTGGTTTTGTCCACGCGTGTCTTTCCAATTCCATCAACATTCACTAAATTGAAATGTAAAAGTCAAAAAACCATTGACCAAACATATATTCTGCGAGTATACAGTATGTAAATTAATAACATCTGGTGTTTGTGCCACTTCCAAGCTCAAGTGGATCTCTATCAATTCCTCTGAATAATTTATACTAAAATGTCGCTACGCGCTGGTTTAAGATGGCTGGGAGGCATAGCAGAGAGGAACAAAAGAAACAATTCTTCACCTAGAAAATAGACAACATCCAAGGTAAAATAAAAATCTTGCTTTGTGGTGTGCCTCTTTTTGGTCTGGCAATATAAAAGCTAACATATTTTTTGATTGTTTTGTTCCATTTTATTATGTAATATATATATATATTACGATGTTGTCGTTTTTACTATGTTAAAACTGAGAAAGAGATATTTGATGAGATATGAGTTACATGCTTTCATTGAATACAATCAAGTGCATCTACAATAAAAAAAGTTACGTAATAGTTACTTCTTCAAGCTTTAGTTGACGAAGAGAGAAATGAATTTCATAGAACATTTATATGCGGTTTGGTTCATCTTAATTTCTATAATTTGTGTAATTTACACTACATTTAAGTTTTTTTTTTTTTTAGTTACAGTATGGTTCACTCTAATTTCTTCAACTAAATGATATGATACAGAGTGATATATAACTAAAGTAAAAATATGCTGAAGTTTCATATTTTATTAATTTATAAAATAATAATTTAAGAAAACAATCTAAAATAGAATGAAAAAAATTCAAACAAAGAATTTTGTTTTAAACAAAGTTCAACAAAATCTATAATAATTTACAAAAAAAAAAATCAGTTAAACACTAAAAATTAATTAAAATTTCATTCAAAATATAATTATGATCTGAAACAAACAGATATTCTAAAACATCATTTTCTGTAAAATAAGAAAACATTAATTAATAATTATGATATTAATAAAACTATTTATATAGCATTTAAAAAATTACAATTATTAAATTTATTAAATTTTATTATATTTAATTAATTTAGCTTGGAGGTGAATAAAACTATTGTCATCAAAAAACTAATTAGCGTAAAACAATATTAAAACTTGAAGCTTCTTGAAATAATAAAGTATTATATATTCCTACTTTAGTTTCCTTTTATTATGTGAGAGTGATACATATATATCATTAAATTTTTGAAATTATCTTTACTAATTTTGTATTATCTATACAATAGAAAATAGTGAATGTTAATGTTATTTTTAGCTCAAAACCAAAAAAANNNNNNNNNNNNNNNNNNNNNNNNNNNNNNNNNNNNNNNNNNNNNNNNNNNNNNNNNNNNNNNNNNNNNNNNNNNNNNNNNNNNNNNNNNNNNNNNNNNNNNNNNNNNNNNNNNNNNNNNNNNNNNNNNNNNNNNNNNNNNNNNNNNNNNNNNNNNNNNNNNNNNNNNNNNNNNNNNNNNNNNNNNNNNNNNNNNNNNNNNNNNNNNNNNNNNNNNNNNNNNNNNNNNNNNNNNNNNNNNNNNNNNNNNNNNNNNNNNNNNNNNNNNNNNNNNNNNNNNNNNNNNNNNNNNNNAAAGTTAGACAAAAAGTAATCGTAAAAGAGTAATAATATTTTTATATTTGTGGCCAACATAAATCTACAAATAATTGTTATTGTTGAAGTACATAAAAGTAATTGGGATCTAATGTTCAAATGTTAAGCAATAAAAATTGACTCACCACTTATCAATTGAAGTAGATGAATTTCATCATTGCTTATAGAAATAACAGTTTTTGTATCTCTTGTTGATGTTGTTTGGATGACATTATATTGTAACTTTTGTTGCTTGTAAAAGTAAACTTGTTATTGGAAGCAAAAAAGAAATTGTGGCCTTCAGTATAGCTTTTATAGTATAGTTATCAGTTTATATTTCCTTATTAACGAAAATGGATATTCAAACATTAATAACTTCAACATACATAGGGTTTAGTGTGGAGGCTTCAGTTAGAATCATATTCTGGTTAAACTATGAACATGTAATTGATGACGGTAACTGATGATTGAAGCCAAACACTCAATTTTTATGTGTATATATTGTTAAAACTATAAGAAAAGAGGGTTTATAGCAGTTGGTACATGTTTTTAGTTCGAGGATTTGACATCGTATACACACAGCAATGCCAGGATAAGAGATATATTAATTGTATTGATTTAAAAATGTTAAATTAACTAAAAAATTATAAAAAGATTACACAGAACAATTGTATGGATAAGAACTGAATTTAAACTAAACAGCATGTTTCTTTTAAAAAATTGCGATCAATACTATTAAAAAATAAAGCATTTAATTAAAAGCATAGACTAAAATATATTAAGATAGCTTCAAGTTGGCATTATACTATTGTTTCAGCCCATGCAGCAGACGAGGTTGTCTACTCTGATTCAAGTCGAGATCTCATAACTTAAAATATTGTCTCCAACTGGAATCTTTGGAAAACCAAACCACGTGAAGCTTGTTATTATTTAAATCAACAATATTTAAAAATTTGGTAGATTTTGATTACTAAAATAGAAGCTCACGTTTTTTTATGTTCATTTCTTTTTTAACCAGCTTGAAAGGTTATAAGATGCATTGATTTGAGGTGAAAGATTTGCACCTCAGATCCAAACACTCTCTCTGCTTCATCATTACTCATTAGTAATGGCTCGTTGGCTGCTTCAGATCCTTATTATCTCTTCTCTTCATCTCATCTCTCTATCAAGTCAAAAAGAGACAAGGTTTGTCTTTGAAGACTTTCTTGACCAAGAAGATCTTTATCTAGATGCGTCTGCAAAAGTACATCCCAATGGAATATTGCAGCTGACAAACACTTCAAAGTATCAAATCGGTCATGCTTTCTACGATAAACCACTTGAGCTCGGTTCCTCTTTCTCGACGCATTTCGTGTGTGTTCTGGTGAAAAAGCAAAACATCGAAGGCGGCCATGGTATTGCCTTCATAGTATCTCCTTCTATGGATTTCTCCCACGCACAGCCAACAAGATACTTGGGGGCTTTCGACGCTTCCACACTTGAATCTCCCTCTTCTCACGTTCTTGCTGTTGAGCTCGACACTATCTGGAACCCTGAGTTCAATGATATCAAAGGTAAAAATCACGTGGGGATTGATGTGAACAGTCCTAAATCCGTCGCAGTAGCTCCGGCATCTTACTATTCCGACATAGAAAGGAAAAACGAAAGCATGAACCTCTTGAGTGGAGAGCCTATACAGGTGTGGGTTGATTATGAAGGCACAGTGCTCAATGTTTCCATTGCTCCACTTAAAGTCAAGAAGCCAAGCCGGCCTCTTTTGTCACATCCCATTAGCCTTTCAGAGATTTTTCCTAATATATCGAAACTGTATGTTGGATTCTCTGCATCAACAGGGAACGCTGTGAGTGATCAGTACATTATGTGGTGGAGTTTCAGTACAGACAGAGGATCACTGCAGCGACTTGATACCTCAAGACTTGTTGAACTTCCTTATCCTACAGGTACAGATAAGAAGCTTCTTGCGCTGTTTATTATTCTCTTTGGTTGTCTGGCTATTGTGGTGTCGGCTATTCTTGCATGAGTATTTACCTTTGCTAGTAAGTGTTGAATTGTTATTGGAAATTGAGAGAGTAAAATGGTAATGAATGGGGAATATGTAACCAAAATTGTAGTAGTTACTACTCCTTATTTATTGCTTAGTGATTTGCGGTTTTAATTAAGTATGTGCGTTAGTAAGTGCAATTATGTTTTTTTCTTCTCTAAGTTCATGTATTGTGTTTCAGCTTCCAACATTAAGTTGCTAGGTTTGGTCAATGACTACAAAAACAATACCATGAGAACAGCTTGGACACAGATTCAACTGTTGTAAAAGCTTAAACATGCTATAGAAGAATACTTTTAAAACAAAATAATTAAATTACAGTACACGGCTGATATATTTGCTCACTGGAGCTTATTTCTAATAAAAATATAAATATAACACAAACAATAAACATAGAAAACAAATGAATTTAAATCTTCATAAAAAAGAAGAAAGAATCTAGAAATAAGACAATATAAAATAAAATAATGAAAAAAGTTGTTGCATCATGATCAATGTGTAGCATCAAGAACACATATGCGTAGCATCTGTCCACATAGTTGCTGCTATACTTGCTCTCCAGTTATTAGCATTTACTCTTTGTTGTTCTTGAGTACATGAAAAAAAAAATCATTATTATTTTCCCCTTCGCCTCCTTCTTCATCATCACTTTCTTCAGGAAGAAATATATATCTGAACGTCATTCTTTATGAAGATAGTTGTGTAAACAACACTTGCAAGTACTAACTTTGTTTGCTTCTTATACGGAAATGGTGGCACACATTT
It encodes:
- the LOC106315101 gene encoding L-type lectin-domain containing receptor kinase I.9-like, whose protein sequence is MARWLLQILIISSLHLISLSSQKETRFVFEDFLDQEDLYLDASAKVHPNGILQLTNTSKYQIGHAFYDKPLELGSSFSTHFVCVLVKKQNIEGGHGIAFIVSPSMDFSHAQPTRYLGAFDASTLESPSSHVLAVELDTIWNPEFNDIKGKNHVGIDVNSPKSVAVAPASYYSDIERKNESMNLLSGEPIQVWVDYEGTVLNVSIAPLKVKKPSRPLLSHPISLSEIFPNISKLYVGFSASTGNAVSDQYIMWWSFSTDRGSLQRLDTSRLVELPYPTGTDKKLLALFIILFGCLAIVVSAILA